Proteins from one Malaya genurostris strain Urasoe2022 chromosome 2, Malgen_1.1, whole genome shotgun sequence genomic window:
- the LOC131431101 gene encoding uncharacterized protein LOC131431101, with the protein MSGFWKESTIYPSEDSEDDLSEGQGDIVRSVQTANPRKLAIENFTTSGVNPPVLDENARAKWLAGSWPLKPFAESLPITERKAEWIRFRDQFERIVSCKTLVDPITKLTGLKIFAGDYLLSIIELQEKLIVNHSGNVYSETILALNNYFNGTCDVSKERMKFREMRMKTTEPFVDWILRLENQAKFCEFSIGQREEEFIQAVVRRSIPDISKKLYEISNVFNNSLEKIIDHGKHLDYIRAETEDDKNRVRDAKSVSNPERESMEETEVKSVNAVKFSKFQQAAKPAWTDRRFEPYRSTNRMQDRRWDSQKRVNRDEPTGFNCKKCGQQHGPRQCKAFRVRCFACKRFGHFAKYCSPPPDYATSNKRENAIKSEVDKINQVDN; encoded by the exons ATGAGTGGTTTTTGGAAAGAGTCAACGATTTATCCATCTGAGGATTCAGAAGATGATCTTAGTGAAGGCCAAGGTGATATTGTTCGATCGGTTCAGACTGCCAATCCGCGAAAACTGGCCATAGAAAATTTTACTACCAGCGGGGTAAACCCTCCAGTACTTGATGAAAACGCAAGAGCAAAATGGCTTGCAG GTTCATGGCCGTTGAAGCCATTTGCGGAATCGTTGCCAATAACTGAGCGGAAAGCAGAGTGGATTCGCTTCCGCGATCAGTTCGAACGGATCGTTTCTTGTAAAACTCTCGTCGACCCGATCACGAAGTTAACTGGATTGAAGATTTTTGCAGGAGATTACCTCCTCAGTATAATTGAATTGCAAGAAAAACTCATAGTGAATCATTCGGGTAATGtatacagtgaaacgatattagCGCTCAACAACTATTTCAATGGCACTTGTGACGTATCTAAGGAACGAATGAAATTCAGAGAAATGCGCATGAAAACGACTGAGCCATTTGTCGACTGGATATTGAGGCTCGAGAATCAAGCGAAGTTCTGCGAGTTCAGTATTGGACAAAGGGAGGAAGAATTTATTCAAGCTGTTGTTAGAAGATCAATCCCGGATATCTCTAAGAAGCTTTACGAAATATCGAATGTATTTAACAACAGTTTGGAGAAAATCATTGATCACGGCAAGCACTTGGATTATATTCGAGCTGAGACAGAGGACGATAAAAATCGAGTTAGAGACGCCAAAAGTGTTAGCAATCCGGAGCGGGAATCGATGGAAGAAACCGAAGTTAAGTCGGTGAATGCAGTGAAGTTCTCAAAATTTCAGCAGGCAGCTAAACCAGCATGGACCGACAGACGTTTTGAACCATATCGCAGCACAAACAGAATGCAAGATCGCCGCTGGGATTCACAGAAGCGAGTCAACCGGGACGAGCCGACTGGATTTAATTGTAAAAAGTGTGGACAACAGCACGGTCCGAGACAATGCAAGGCATTTCGTGTGCGCTGTTTTGCTTGCAAGCGTTTTGGTCATTTTGCAAAATATTGTTCTCCTCCGCCAGACTATGCGACGTCTAATAAACGAGAGAATGCGATTAAAAGCGAGGTTGACAAAATCAATCAGGTAGATAATTAG